In Arthrobacter citreus, a genomic segment contains:
- a CDS encoding NUDIX hydrolase → MAHPVPSAPKRTPLTASMGGAGAHPVHASLPTVEEVSAGGIVVDSSSPDLPVAIIARLNRGGRLEWCLPKGHPENEEDSREAAIREIAEETGIDGRILTALGSIDYWFTVSGHRVHKTVHHFLLAATGGHLTIENDPDHEAVDVAWVPLAELGKRLSFPNERRIADLAREILPRYL, encoded by the coding sequence ATGGCCCATCCCGTACCGAGCGCACCCAAGCGAACCCCATTGACGGCGTCAATGGGCGGCGCCGGCGCGCATCCGGTGCATGCCTCGCTTCCCACTGTGGAAGAGGTTTCCGCGGGCGGCATTGTGGTGGATTCCTCTTCTCCGGACCTGCCGGTGGCGATCATTGCCCGGCTCAACCGCGGCGGCAGGCTTGAATGGTGCCTGCCCAAGGGCCATCCCGAGAATGAGGAAGACAGCCGGGAAGCAGCCATCCGGGAGATCGCCGAGGAAACCGGCATTGACGGCCGGATCCTGACCGCACTGGGAAGCATTGACTATTGGTTCACCGTCAGCGGCCACCGCGTGCACAAGACGGTGCACCATTTCCTCTTGGCAGCCACCGGCGGGCACCTCACCATCGAGAACGATCCGGACCACGAGGCTGTGGACGTTGCCTGGGTTCCCCTCGCGGAACTGGGCAAACGGCTCTCCTTTCCGAACGAGCGGCGGATTGCCGATCTCGCCCGGGAAATCCTTCCCCGTTACCTCTAG
- a CDS encoding CCA tRNA nucleotidyltransferase, with the protein MAHLFDSSALKTPLPPVVADLGALFRDAGFELSLVGGPVRDLFLGRVSPDLDFTTNARPDDIISIIRRWCDTYWEIGRAFGTIGMRKDGFQIEVTTYRADAYDPESRKPEVAFGDKLEDDLFRRDFTMNAMALRLPSLELVDPFGGLKDLQAGLVRTPGAPSTSFSDDPLRMMRAARFASQLEVDVAPEVFDAMKDMAGRITIISAERVRDELVKLINGKAPWTGIDLLVESGIAEHVLPEVSALKLEIDEHHRHKDVYQHSLTVLRQACGHETGADGDVPAPDFVLRFAALMHDVGKPATRRFEANGSVSFLHHDAVGSKLTAKRMKALRFDNDTVKAVSRLVELHMRFYGYGDAGWTDSAVRRYVNDAGPLLQRLHRLTRSDVTTRNRRKAERLAFAYDDLEARITALAEQEELAAIRPDLDGEAIMALLDIRPGPVVGRAYRFLLEERMENGPSTEAEAAALLHSWWADQPESREKSGSADIPANPADEAIPHRGDKMEADDNPSTPPEGSK; encoded by the coding sequence ATGGCGCACCTTTTTGATAGTTCGGCCCTGAAGACCCCCCTGCCCCCCGTCGTCGCTGACCTCGGAGCCCTGTTCCGGGACGCCGGCTTCGAGCTCTCCCTTGTTGGCGGTCCCGTGCGCGATCTTTTCCTTGGCCGGGTGTCGCCGGACCTGGACTTCACCACGAATGCCCGCCCGGATGACATCATCAGCATCATCCGCCGCTGGTGCGACACGTACTGGGAAATCGGCCGCGCCTTCGGCACCATCGGCATGCGCAAGGACGGCTTCCAGATTGAGGTCACCACGTACCGCGCGGACGCGTACGACCCGGAGTCCCGGAAGCCCGAGGTGGCGTTCGGGGACAAGCTCGAAGATGATCTCTTCCGCCGTGACTTCACCATGAACGCGATGGCGCTGCGGCTGCCTTCCCTTGAACTGGTGGATCCCTTCGGAGGCCTGAAGGACCTTCAGGCTGGACTTGTCCGCACCCCCGGGGCGCCGTCGACATCCTTTTCCGACGATCCGCTGCGCATGATGCGCGCCGCCCGCTTCGCATCCCAGCTGGAAGTGGATGTGGCACCGGAGGTCTTCGACGCCATGAAGGACATGGCCGGGCGGATCACGATCATTTCCGCCGAGCGGGTGCGCGATGAACTCGTGAAGCTGATCAACGGCAAGGCGCCCTGGACCGGCATTGACCTGCTGGTGGAAAGCGGCATCGCGGAGCACGTCCTTCCCGAGGTGTCCGCGCTGAAACTCGAAATAGATGAGCACCACCGGCATAAGGACGTGTACCAGCACTCGCTGACGGTGCTGCGGCAGGCCTGCGGCCATGAGACCGGAGCCGACGGCGATGTCCCGGCTCCGGACTTTGTCCTGCGGTTCGCTGCGCTGATGCACGACGTCGGAAAGCCCGCCACCCGCCGTTTTGAAGCCAACGGGTCCGTGAGCTTCCTGCACCACGACGCCGTCGGGTCCAAGCTCACGGCCAAACGGATGAAGGCCCTGCGCTTTGACAATGACACGGTCAAAGCGGTGTCCCGCCTGGTGGAGCTGCACATGCGCTTCTACGGCTACGGAGACGCCGGCTGGACGGATTCCGCCGTCCGCCGCTACGTCAACGACGCCGGACCCCTGCTGCAGCGGCTGCACCGGCTGACCCGCTCCGACGTCACCACCCGGAACCGCCGCAAGGCCGAACGCCTGGCCTTCGCCTATGACGACCTCGAGGCGCGGATCACCGCACTGGCCGAGCAGGAGGAGCTGGCCGCCATCCGCCCGGACCTGGACGGAGAAGCCATCATGGCGCTGCTGGATATCCGCCCGGGCCCGGTGGTTGGCCGCGCGTACCGGTTCCTGCTGGAGGAACGCATGGAAAACGGTCCATCCACCGAAGCCGAAGCGGCGGCCCTGCTGCACAGCTGGTGGGCCGACCAGCCCGAAAGCCGGGAGAAATCCGGCAGCGCGGACATCCCCGCCAACCCTGCAGATGAAGCCATCCCTCACCGCGGTGACAAAATGGAGGCGGACGACAACCCGTCCACACCACCGGAAGGAAGTAAATGA
- a CDS encoding histidine phosphatase family protein, translating into MSDAEDFGPAVPDTTPAGTRLPRLWLLRHGETEWSREGNYTGLTDIPLTAEGEAQAIAAKEKIGQVDFDLVLSSPLIRARRTAELVGHPNPRILPHAHEWDYGDNEGRKSTQVRAENPGYIIWNDGVPNGETLDQVAERADRIVSLVQAGCGTPMDRDPEAVPVEKVLLVAHGHFLRILAARWLGLPADQGRHFVLGTAAVCTLGWDKHTPAIVRWNY; encoded by the coding sequence ATGAGTGACGCTGAGGACTTCGGTCCGGCGGTTCCCGATACAACGCCGGCAGGAACCCGGCTCCCTCGTCTGTGGCTGCTGCGCCACGGCGAAACGGAATGGTCCCGCGAGGGAAACTACACCGGCCTGACGGACATTCCGCTCACCGCCGAAGGTGAAGCCCAGGCCATCGCAGCGAAGGAAAAAATTGGACAGGTCGATTTCGACCTGGTGCTGTCCTCACCGCTGATCCGTGCGCGGCGAACGGCCGAGTTGGTGGGCCACCCCAACCCGCGGATCCTTCCGCACGCCCATGAGTGGGACTACGGAGACAACGAGGGCCGCAAGAGCACCCAGGTCCGCGCGGAAAACCCCGGCTACATCATCTGGAACGACGGCGTCCCCAACGGAGAGACCCTTGACCAGGTGGCCGAGCGCGCTGACCGCATTGTCTCCCTGGTGCAGGCCGGCTGCGGAACTCCGATGGACCGCGATCCGGAGGCCGTCCCCGTGGAAAAAGTCCTCCTCGTGGCGCACGGCCACTTCCTGCGGATCCTGGCCGCCCGCTGGCTTGGGCTCCCCGCCGATCAGGGACGGCACTTTGTCCTCGGCACGGCTGCAGTCTGCACACTGGGCTGGGATAAGCACACGCCGGCGATAGTGCGCTGGAACTATTAG
- the mshA gene encoding D-inositol-3-phosphate glycosyltransferase, which produces MLQVKRVAMLSLHTSPLEQPGSGDAGGMNVYVRSVAVELARSGVEVEIFTRASDPHQKPVVELAPGVTVRHVSAGPRRRIAKEALPGLAADLASGVTDVHPLSGGRRFDVIHSHYWVSGMAGLAVARAWDLPLVHTMHTMARVKNLRLQPGETPEPGVRIDGEQEIVDGATRLIANTSTEADELETLYGADPLEVDVVAPGVDLQIFSSRNPDAARARLGVPPEVFHVVFAGRIQRMKGPQVLVRAAAELHARRPDIPLKISILGAGSGSEVLDLQPLVDSLGLHAQVSLHPPVDAPGLAEWFRAADVVAVPSFSESFGLVALEAQACGTPVLAANVGGLPKAVGHGRTGLLVDGHDAGRWSAELEKLYDDAGLRRALGYGAAEHAAAFGWKRTASLTARSYLQAARQFSAQSVR; this is translated from the coding sequence TTGCTTCAGGTAAAGCGCGTGGCCATGCTCTCGCTGCATACGTCACCCCTGGAGCAGCCGGGCTCCGGCGATGCCGGCGGAATGAACGTCTACGTCCGCTCGGTGGCCGTTGAACTGGCCCGGTCCGGAGTGGAAGTGGAAATTTTCACGCGTGCCTCCGACCCGCATCAGAAGCCCGTGGTGGAGCTTGCCCCCGGCGTGACCGTCCGGCATGTCAGTGCCGGGCCGCGCCGCAGGATTGCCAAGGAGGCGCTGCCCGGACTCGCCGCGGATCTGGCCTCCGGCGTCACTGACGTCCACCCCTTGTCCGGCGGCCGCCGCTTCGACGTTATCCATTCGCACTACTGGGTGTCCGGAATGGCCGGACTGGCCGTTGCCCGGGCCTGGGACCTGCCCCTGGTCCACACCATGCACACCATGGCGCGGGTGAAGAACCTGCGGCTCCAGCCCGGGGAGACGCCAGAACCCGGGGTGCGGATTGACGGGGAACAGGAGATTGTGGACGGTGCCACCCGGCTCATCGCCAATACCAGCACCGAGGCAGACGAGCTGGAAACCCTGTACGGAGCCGATCCCCTCGAGGTTGACGTTGTGGCTCCGGGCGTGGACCTGCAGATTTTCTCCAGCCGGAATCCCGATGCCGCCCGTGCCCGCCTTGGCGTGCCCCCGGAGGTTTTCCACGTGGTCTTCGCCGGGCGCATCCAGCGTATGAAGGGACCGCAGGTGCTGGTCCGGGCTGCGGCTGAACTGCATGCGCGCCGTCCGGATATTCCGCTGAAGATCAGCATCCTTGGCGCCGGCAGCGGGTCCGAGGTCCTTGACCTGCAGCCGCTGGTCGATTCCCTGGGCCTGCACGCCCAGGTGTCGCTGCATCCGCCGGTGGATGCCCCCGGGCTGGCTGAATGGTTCCGTGCAGCCGACGTGGTGGCGGTGCCGTCCTTCAGCGAGTCCTTCGGACTGGTCGCCCTGGAAGCGCAGGCCTGCGGAACACCCGTCCTGGCGGCTAACGTCGGTGGGCTGCCCAAGGCTGTTGGGCACGGCCGGACCGGGCTGCTGGTGGACGGGCACGACGCCGGCCGGTGGTCCGCCGAACTGGAAAAACTGTACGACGACGCCGGGCTGCGGCGGGCGCTGGGCTACGGCGCCGCCGAACACGCCGCGGCCTTCGGCTGGAAGCGCACCGCATCGCTTACCGCCCGAAGCTACCTGCAGGCCGCACGACAGTTCTCCGCGCAGTCCGTCCGCTGA
- a CDS encoding formate--tetrahydrofolate ligase: MRAAADISSDLEISRRAVMKPVTDVARAAGIPEAALELYGRYKAKIDPLLVPPRSTLGQVVLVTAMSPTPAGEGKSTVTVGLGDALAKAGASTVIALREPSLGPVLGLKGGATGGGYSQVVPMEDINLHFTGDFHAITTANNALTALLDNHIHQGNELGIDPRRIIFRRVMDMNDRSLRNIVIGLGGPAEGTPRQDGFDITVASEIMAVFCLARDLADLKERLARITVGYTYNRKPVTVRDLGVEGALALLLKDAVKPNLVQTLAGTPALIHGGPFANIAHGCNSVIATELARTVADVVVTEAGFGADLGAEKYMDITSRAADVAPDAVVLVATIRALKMHGGVPRDELGKANPEALEAGTANLRRHIANIRKFGLEPVVAVNVFSTDTPGEIEWLLDWCAAGGVAAAAADVWAAGGGGDGGDALAALVLAALEKPGDFRYLYPLDLPVEEKIRTVAREIYGADDVEFSLPALRRLEEIKAGGWDGLPVCMAKTQYSFSDDASLLGAPTGFTLHVRDLILKTGAGFVVALTGAVMTMPGLPKVPAALRMDVTADGTPQGLS, translated from the coding sequence ATGCGCGCTGCCGCTGACATCTCCAGTGACTTGGAAATCTCCCGCCGGGCGGTGATGAAGCCCGTGACCGATGTTGCCCGGGCCGCCGGCATTCCCGAAGCGGCCCTGGAACTGTACGGCCGTTACAAAGCCAAGATCGACCCGCTGCTGGTGCCGCCCCGGAGCACCCTCGGGCAGGTGGTGCTGGTAACCGCCATGAGCCCCACCCCGGCCGGTGAGGGGAAGTCCACCGTCACCGTGGGGCTGGGGGATGCGCTGGCAAAGGCGGGAGCCAGCACGGTCATCGCCCTGCGCGAGCCGTCACTGGGTCCGGTCCTGGGCCTGAAGGGCGGAGCCACCGGCGGCGGCTACTCCCAAGTGGTGCCGATGGAAGACATCAACCTGCACTTCACCGGGGACTTTCACGCCATTACCACGGCCAACAACGCCCTGACTGCCCTGCTGGACAACCACATCCACCAGGGCAACGAACTGGGCATCGACCCGCGCCGGATCATCTTCCGGCGGGTGATGGACATGAATGACCGATCGCTGCGCAACATCGTGATCGGCCTGGGCGGACCCGCGGAGGGCACCCCGCGCCAGGACGGCTTTGACATCACGGTGGCATCGGAAATCATGGCCGTGTTCTGCCTGGCCCGGGATCTGGCCGACCTGAAGGAACGGCTGGCCCGGATCACCGTGGGGTACACCTACAACCGCAAGCCCGTGACGGTGCGGGACCTCGGCGTGGAGGGTGCCCTGGCGCTGCTGCTGAAGGATGCGGTCAAGCCGAACCTGGTGCAGACCCTTGCCGGCACGCCGGCCCTGATCCACGGTGGCCCGTTCGCCAACATTGCCCACGGCTGCAACTCAGTCATCGCCACGGAGCTGGCGCGCACCGTTGCCGACGTGGTGGTCACCGAGGCGGGTTTTGGTGCTGACCTGGGAGCCGAAAAGTACATGGACATCACGTCGCGGGCAGCTGACGTGGCGCCTGACGCCGTCGTGCTGGTGGCCACCATCAGGGCGCTGAAGATGCACGGCGGCGTGCCCAGGGATGAGCTGGGCAAGGCCAATCCGGAAGCGCTGGAGGCGGGCACCGCCAACCTGCGCCGGCATATTGCGAACATCCGCAAATTTGGCCTCGAGCCGGTGGTGGCCGTGAACGTCTTCAGCACCGACACTCCCGGGGAGATTGAGTGGCTGCTGGACTGGTGCGCCGCCGGGGGCGTGGCGGCAGCCGCCGCTGATGTGTGGGCCGCGGGCGGCGGCGGGGATGGCGGAGACGCCCTGGCCGCTCTGGTCCTGGCCGCCCTGGAAAAACCCGGAGACTTCCGGTACCTGTATCCGCTGGATCTGCCGGTGGAGGAAAAAATCCGCACCGTGGCCAGGGAAATTTACGGGGCCGACGACGTCGAATTCTCCCTCCCGGCGCTGCGCCGGTTGGAGGAGATCAAGGCCGGGGGATGGGACGGGCTGCCGGTCTGCATGGCAAAGACCCAGTACTCGTTCTCGGATGACGCCTCCCTGCTTGGCGCTCCGACCGGATTCACGCTGCACGTGCGGGACCTGATCCTCAAGACCGGGGCCGGCTTCGTGGTCGCGCTCACCGGAGCGGTGATGACCATGCCCGGGTTGCCCAAGGTGCCGGCGGCCCTGCGGATGGACGTCACGGCGGACGGCACGCCGCAGGGGCTCTCTTAG
- a CDS encoding inositol-3-phosphate synthase gives MAKNPIRVAIVGVGNCAASLVQGVQYYRDADPELTVPGLMHVKFGDYHVNDVQFVAAFDVDGKKVGLDLAEAIGASENNTIKIADVPETGVLVQRGHTLDGLGKYYRETIVESDAEPVDMVAALRDNKVDVMVCYLPVGSEQAAKFYAQCAIDAGVGFVNALPVFIAGTKEWADKFTAAGVPIIGDDIKSQIGATITHRVMAKLFEDRGVILDRTYQLNVGGNMDFKNMLERERLESKKISKTQAVTSNTSADLKADDVHIGPSDYVAWLDDRKWAFVRLEGRNFGDAPVSLEYKLEVWDSPNSAGVIIDAIRAAKIALDRGIGGPILSASSYFMKSPPEQYNDDIAKEKVEQFIRGEVER, from the coding sequence GTGGCAAAGAACCCCATTCGGGTCGCAATCGTCGGTGTCGGAAACTGTGCAGCTTCCCTGGTCCAGGGCGTCCAGTACTACCGGGACGCCGACCCGGAGTTGACCGTTCCCGGCCTCATGCACGTCAAGTTCGGCGACTACCACGTCAATGACGTGCAGTTCGTGGCGGCCTTCGACGTCGACGGCAAAAAGGTTGGACTCGATCTGGCCGAGGCGATTGGCGCCAGCGAGAACAACACCATCAAAATTGCCGACGTCCCGGAAACGGGTGTCCTGGTGCAGCGCGGCCATACCCTCGACGGCCTGGGCAAGTACTACCGGGAAACCATCGTGGAATCCGATGCCGAACCGGTGGACATGGTCGCCGCACTGCGGGACAACAAAGTTGACGTCATGGTCTGCTACCTGCCCGTCGGCTCCGAGCAGGCAGCCAAGTTCTATGCCCAGTGCGCCATCGACGCCGGGGTCGGTTTTGTCAACGCCCTGCCGGTGTTCATTGCCGGCACCAAGGAATGGGCGGACAAGTTCACGGCCGCCGGAGTTCCCATCATCGGCGACGACATCAAGAGCCAGATCGGCGCCACCATCACGCACCGGGTGATGGCCAAGCTGTTCGAGGACCGCGGTGTCATCCTGGACCGCACCTATCAGCTCAATGTCGGCGGAAACATGGACTTCAAGAACATGCTCGAGCGCGAGCGGCTGGAGTCCAAGAAGATTTCCAAAACCCAGGCCGTCACCTCCAACACGTCAGCTGACCTGAAGGCCGACGACGTCCACATCGGTCCCTCGGACTACGTGGCGTGGCTGGATGACCGCAAGTGGGCCTTTGTCCGGTTGGAGGGCCGCAACTTCGGCGATGCTCCGGTGTCGCTGGAATACAAGCTCGAGGTCTGGGACTCCCCCAACTCCGCAGGCGTCATTATCGACGCCATCCGTGCCGCCAAAATCGCGCTGGACCGCGGCATCGGCGGTCCCATCCTCTCGGCGTCGAGCTATTTCATGAAGAGCCCGCCGGAGCAGTACAACGATGACATTGCCAAGGAAAAGGTGGAGCAGTTCATCCGCGGCGAGGTCGAGCGCTAA
- a CDS encoding glycosyltransferase family 87 protein — protein sequence MEPKPRRRPLRIVVPSRNDPLLKTLTEGIGGPLGRHTSPGIVTPGFFTVERVLILLTTVAALLAVLVKNPCRANGWSTPGHFYQACYSDWPVLFDERGLADGVFPFLTPGYAFEYPVLLGLLAGAVALFVPGDGVTPERALAYFDINAALAVLAWIATVTATLRMTNRRPWDAAMVALAPAMILSVFINWDVWAVLLAALGMLAFARSRPVLAGVCLGLGTALKLYPVLILGAVLVLALRTMRLRPAFQAFGGAAAAWLAVNVPFMIFDFTGWKFFLDFTGDRPAGFSSGWYVWNIMAGRIGRAEAGPEFINFWAYFLFAAACAGIAVLALAAPRRPRLAQLAFLIVAAFVLTNKVYSPQFVLWLIPLVALARPRWTDFLVWQFFEVMHWWAVWMYLGAVTSGGEPRNNIDAAYYAWAVAGHMAATAWLMSRVISDILFPAGDPVRRLDVDDPQGGPFDHAPDRFRLGHRMRAGGFRSARIRSGGNKSAAQKAGNP from the coding sequence ATGGAGCCCAAGCCCAGGCGCCGGCCGCTGCGAATAGTGGTGCCCAGCCGCAACGATCCGCTGCTCAAGACCCTGACCGAGGGCATCGGCGGTCCCCTGGGACGGCACACGTCGCCGGGAATTGTCACCCCCGGGTTCTTCACCGTGGAACGGGTGCTGATTCTGCTCACCACCGTGGCCGCCCTGCTGGCGGTGCTGGTGAAAAATCCGTGCCGGGCCAATGGCTGGAGCACACCGGGCCACTTCTATCAGGCCTGCTATTCGGACTGGCCCGTGCTGTTCGACGAGCGGGGGCTGGCAGACGGCGTGTTTCCCTTCCTGACGCCGGGCTACGCGTTTGAGTACCCGGTGCTGCTGGGACTGCTCGCCGGAGCCGTTGCCCTGTTCGTTCCGGGCGATGGTGTCACGCCGGAGCGTGCGCTGGCCTATTTCGACATTAACGCCGCCCTCGCGGTGCTGGCCTGGATCGCAACCGTCACCGCAACGCTGCGGATGACCAACCGGCGGCCGTGGGACGCCGCCATGGTGGCGCTGGCCCCGGCCATGATCCTTTCCGTGTTCATCAACTGGGACGTCTGGGCCGTGCTCCTGGCTGCGCTGGGCATGCTGGCCTTTGCCCGCAGCAGGCCCGTCCTGGCCGGAGTCTGCCTGGGCCTTGGCACGGCGCTGAAGCTGTACCCGGTGCTGATCCTGGGAGCGGTGCTGGTCCTCGCCCTCCGCACGATGCGCCTGCGCCCGGCGTTCCAGGCGTTCGGCGGGGCGGCCGCGGCGTGGCTGGCGGTGAACGTTCCGTTCATGATCTTCGATTTCACCGGCTGGAAGTTCTTCCTGGACTTCACCGGGGACCGTCCGGCGGGGTTCTCTTCGGGATGGTACGTCTGGAACATCATGGCCGGACGGATCGGCCGTGCGGAGGCCGGACCGGAGTTCATCAATTTCTGGGCCTACTTCCTGTTTGCCGCGGCGTGCGCCGGCATCGCCGTGCTGGCACTTGCGGCACCCCGCCGGCCCCGGCTGGCGCAGCTGGCGTTCCTGATCGTGGCGGCCTTCGTGCTCACCAACAAGGTCTATTCACCCCAGTTTGTCCTGTGGCTTATCCCGCTCGTGGCCCTCGCCCGGCCCCGGTGGACCGACTTCCTGGTGTGGCAGTTCTTTGAGGTGATGCACTGGTGGGCGGTATGGATGTACCTGGGGGCGGTGACCTCCGGGGGAGAACCCCGGAACAACATTGACGCGGCGTACTATGCCTGGGCGGTGGCCGGACACATGGCGGCCACCGCCTGGCTCATGAGCCGGGTCATCAGCGACATTCTTTTCCCCGCCGGAGATCCGGTCCGCCGGCTTGATGTCGACGACCCGCAGGGCGGCCCCTTTGACCATGCACCGGACCGGTTCCGGCTCGGGCACAGGATGCGGGCGGGCGGTTTCCGCTCCGCCCGCATCCGCTCGGGCGGCAACAAAAGCGCGGCACAGAAAGCAGGAAACCCATGA
- a CDS encoding NAD(P)/FAD-dependent oxidoreductase has translation MTDVSVVGAGPNGLAAAVIMARAGLSVRVFEAGPTAGGGSRTKELLEPGHRYDVCSAVHPMALASPFFREFGLADRIRLTVPDISYAHPLDGGDAGLAYRDLDRTAAELGADGGAFRRLMLPLTERSEDITKLLMSPLVRGYREPAAALAFGRAALEQGTRLWNRRFSGEKAPALLTGVAAHPVGRMPSLPSAGGGLLLSLLAHTVGWPIPEGGSQAIADAMVLDLQAHGGELVTGHRVASLKEVRDSRTVLLDVSPATLLDLAGPDLPRPYARALEHFRYGNAACKVDFILSGPVPWANAEVHRAGTVHLGGTRAELARAEAQVAAGRHPDRPYVLLSQPSSFDSSRAPAGRHVLWTYCHVPAGSTRDMTEAVTAQIERFAPGFRDVVVRSQGTTAADLERYNENYVGGDFGGGAVNLWQMAARPIPALNPWRTPLPGVYLCSASTPPGPGVHGMGGRHAAELALRRDHGLAVPDLGPGT, from the coding sequence ATGACTGACGTTTCAGTGGTCGGAGCCGGGCCCAACGGGCTGGCCGCGGCGGTGATCATGGCCCGCGCCGGGCTGTCGGTGCGGGTGTTCGAAGCAGGACCCACGGCAGGCGGCGGGAGCCGGACCAAGGAACTGCTTGAACCGGGCCACCGGTACGACGTCTGTTCAGCGGTTCACCCCATGGCCCTGGCCTCGCCCTTTTTCCGCGAATTTGGCTTGGCGGACCGGATCCGGCTCACCGTTCCGGACATTTCCTACGCCCATCCCCTCGACGGCGGGGACGCCGGCCTGGCCTACCGGGATTTGGACCGCACGGCCGCGGAGCTGGGGGCCGACGGCGGGGCCTTCCGCCGCCTGATGCTGCCCCTGACGGAGCGCAGCGAAGACATCACAAAGCTGCTCATGTCGCCGCTGGTGCGCGGGTACCGCGAGCCGGCGGCAGCGCTCGCCTTTGGCCGCGCCGCCCTGGAGCAGGGCACCCGGCTGTGGAACCGGCGGTTCAGCGGAGAAAAGGCCCCGGCGCTCCTGACCGGAGTGGCCGCGCACCCCGTGGGCCGCATGCCGTCGCTGCCTTCGGCCGGCGGCGGCCTGCTGCTGTCACTGCTGGCGCACACCGTGGGCTGGCCCATCCCGGAGGGCGGCTCGCAGGCCATCGCGGATGCCATGGTTCTGGACCTGCAGGCACATGGCGGGGAACTTGTGACCGGACACCGGGTGGCATCGCTGAAGGAAGTGCGCGATTCCAGGACCGTGCTGCTCGACGTTTCCCCGGCCACCCTCCTGGATCTGGCCGGTCCGGACCTGCCGCGCCCCTATGCTCGGGCGCTGGAGCACTTCCGTTACGGCAATGCCGCCTGCAAAGTGGACTTCATCCTTTCCGGTCCGGTGCCGTGGGCCAATGCTGAAGTCCACCGGGCGGGCACCGTGCACCTGGGCGGCACCCGCGCCGAGCTGGCCCGGGCGGAGGCACAGGTGGCCGCCGGGCGGCACCCGGACCGGCCCTACGTCCTGCTGTCCCAGCCCAGCAGTTTTGATTCCTCCCGCGCACCGGCGGGCCGCCACGTCCTGTGGACCTACTGTCACGTTCCGGCCGGATCAACCCGGGATATGACCGAAGCGGTCACCGCACAAATCGAGCGTTTTGCACCCGGCTTCCGGGACGTCGTCGTACGCTCCCAGGGAACGACGGCGGCGGACCTGGAGCGCTACAACGAAAATTATGTGGGCGGAGACTTCGGGGGAGGGGCAGTAAACCTGTGGCAGATGGCGGCGCGGCCCATACCCGCGCTGAATCCCTGGCGGACGCCGCTGCCGGGGGTGTACCTGTGCTCGGCCTCCACTCCGCCCGGCCCCGGCGTTCATGGCATGGGAGGGCGCCACGCGGCGGAACTGGCACTGCGGCGTGACCACGGACTGGCAGTTCCGGATCTCGGCCCGGGAACTTAA
- a CDS encoding putative quinol monooxygenase has product MIFITVKFNVKPEWTDRWPELTADFTAATRAEPGNLWFDWSRSLENPNEFVLVEAFKDDAAAAHVQSDHFQQAMKDMVQALVETPKIINTTIDGEDWSRMGELTVE; this is encoded by the coding sequence GTGATCTTCATAACCGTCAAATTCAACGTCAAGCCGGAATGGACAGACCGCTGGCCCGAGCTGACCGCCGATTTCACCGCCGCAACCCGTGCCGAGCCCGGCAACCTGTGGTTCGACTGGTCCCGCAGCCTGGAAAACCCCAACGAGTTTGTCCTGGTTGAGGCCTTCAAGGACGACGCCGCTGCCGCCCATGTCCAGAGCGACCACTTCCAGCAGGCCATGAAGGACATGGTGCAGGCACTGGTGGAGACGCCCAAGATCATCAACACGACGATCGACGGTGAGGACTGGTCTCGGATGGGTGAACTCACCGTCGAATAG